The nucleotide sequence AAGATTCTACACAAAGATCCTAGTAACTGGAAAATTATAGTTGCTGCAACTAAAACAGGTGGCTATAGACAAGTGGTTCTTAAAGAGAACAAAATGATATTTACACGTTTAATACCATTTACTAATGATAATTTACCAGGAATCATTGCTGGTGAAATATATCAGGAAGTGAAAAATACAATTCAATCTTTAACTAAGTTTGGATTTGAAAAAAATGACCCTATCGACCTTTGCATCATAGTATCAGAAGCTATTAAATCTAGTTTATCAGTTATAAATTTTTCAGAGAATAGTGTGAACATATTGACTCCATATGAGCTAGGTAAACTATTGGGAGCAGAATTAGCTATATGCGAAAAAGATAGCTTTTGTGATACTACAATTTTGTTCCATAGCTTTAAGAATAAGCCAATAAATATTTTTAACACAAAAGAAACTAAAGAATTTTATCTATTTAATTATCTTTATTTAAATTCTCCTCAAAATTTTCTATACCTACTCTTGGTTTTAGTTGTAATTAACACCTTTTGTTTGCAAAATTTGTATTCAAATTTTAATGTTGCTGATAATTTATCTGCAAAGCGGAGTGCTTTAAATAACAAACTAATAAAACTTAGCCAAAGCTATAATGTAAAAAAGATAGATGAAGTTTACGATTTTATTAATATCAATAATATTTTATCAAAAATAGAATACTCTCCTCTCATACAGGTTAAGTATGTAGAAAAGCTAAAAGTACCAGATGTAGAGCTTGAATTATTTGAGTGGAATTATAATGAGGCAAAAAGTTATATTACCACAACTTTAAGGTTTAATTTTCAATCTGGTCAAGACATTTCTTATCAATACGAGAAACTACAGAAAAATTTAAACGATAATTTCCGTACTCATGATATTAGTATTTCTAGCTTACCCACTACTAAAGAGAAAAATCTATCTATTGATGTTGAAATAGGAGAGGCAATGTAGATTGATGACTATCTCTCAACTAAAAAGAAAAGCTACAATTCAGTGCATATATTATTTATTGTTATCTATTGTATTAATAGGGTTATCAACGTGTTTTATTCTCTATAACAAAAAGGTTTATAATAAAAATCAAACTGCAGCTGAGGAAATACACTCTATTAATTTACAGATCATTGAAATTCAAAAGAAAGAAGTCGTTCTAAATAAAAACCTAGACTTATGGAAAAGAATTTCTTCTTCAAACTTACATAGTAGCAGATATGTTACAAATTTAAATTTTGAGCTTCACAAGCTATATAAAAAACACTACATGTTAGAACCTGAAATATCAATTTCTATACCTGAAGAGGCTGAACTCCACAATAAAAGTGAACGTACAAAAGTAATAAGAAGTGAAGTGGTTCTAAATTTAAGCTCAATTAGCGATAAGCATATTTTTTTATTTCTACAGTCCATTCCAAATCTTCCTGGTTATGTTATGATCAGATCTCTTACCTTGAATAAGCAGAGAAATATAGATTCTGCAGCTATAAACCAGATTTTAAGTGGTAATATGATAGAGATAGTGAGAGCTAGTATAGTTTTTGATTGGTATACCATATTAAGTAGATGAATATAAAGTTGTTTTTTATTTTTACGCTGCTATTTTTTAATGTTAGTGCATATTGCAATTGTGAAGATCTTGTAGAAAATATAGGGATTTGTAAAAAATATTCTTGCCAACAGCATATTAGTGATGAAGATTTTATTGAGCATAAAATATTAGGGTTAAATAGTGAAAATTTATGTGTATATATAGAAAGACAAGGCAATGATGAAATGGTCTGTCATTATTCCAATAATGGAATGATTATAGAAAAGAAGTACTTAAAAAGTATTTTAAAAGTTGGAAATCAAGAAATAAATGATTTCATTGATATAGCAAATTTGCGTGCGAAGGAGTGTTTTTTTATCAACAATTATAAACTAAGCTATATAGATCGAGACGATATAATAAAAGAGGCAGCAGAGAGTACTTTATCGCAATATGGTAGCATAAAAAGCATTTTTTTTGATGAAGAACAGGTTAATAGAATAGTTAGTGAGATGGAAAAGTTTAACTTACAGTCTTCAGGAGTTACAGAGGAAGAAAATTTCAATTGTAAAGTAGTCAGTTTAGATTCAATTTTATACTTTTCCCCTGATACATGGAAAATATGGGTAAATGGAAAGTTGTTTATAAATACTAAGGATTTAAAAGTGCACTCAGTAACTGAAAATTATGTAACTTTTTCATGGGCTGTAAACCAAAAGATAACAAAAGAAAGGATAAGCAATTCTAAAAATGTAAATTTTGGACATGAAGGTATTATGTTTACTCTTTATCCAGAACAAAAATTTGATTTAGACAGTTTATCTATTAAATAATCTAATACATCTGCGCTTGTAGCTCAATTGGATAGAGCGTTGCCCTCCGGAGGCAAAGGTCGTGGGTTCGAATCCCTCCAAGCGCGTTTCTAATTAAATTTGACAATAATACTCTCACATAAGATAATAAAGAGATTTATTTTAAAGCATAATTATGTCTAGTGGTACTATAAATAAAGTCATATTAGTTGGTAATTTAGGAAAAGATCCTGAAATTAGGACTACACAAAATGGAAAAGAGATGGCAAGTTTTTCAATAGCCACTTCTGAAAGTTGGACTGACAAATTTTCTGGTACTCGCTCTGAAAAGACAGAATGGCATAATATTGTAATTTTTAGTGAAGGACTAGTAAAAATTGTTAAAGACTTTGCACGGAAAGGTAGTAAAGTGTACGTTGAAGGCTCTCTGAGAACTAGAAAATGGACTGACCAAAATGGTACTGAAAAGTACACAACAGAGGTGGTGCTATACAACTTTAATAGTGCCCTTACCCTTTTAGATTCACGAAACAGTATGTCAAACTCTGATTACAAGCCAAGTGAATACAAACAAAATGAAACAGAACAAAAAGATAAACACGGAAGTTTTGATAACGATATAAAAGACGAACTAATCGATGATGAAATACCATTTTAATAACTTCAATTGAAACCTACATTTTTATGGACTGCTTGTGTTACTCCTTTTAATTCTAATGGAGATAGCGTAGATTACCAAAGTTTGCAGTGCTTGCTTGCAATGCAGGCTCAAGCTAAAAATGGTGTAGTGTTGCTCGGTAGCACCGGTGAAAGTTTATCACTTTCTGAGTATGAAAAGCGTACATTAGTTAAATTTGTATGCAAGCTAAAATTAAACACCAAAATTATAATTGGTGTGCCAGGAGTGAATCTATATCAGACTCTTGAATGGCTTGATTTTTGCAAGGGTATGCCTATTCATGGCTATCTAATGACAACTCCCATTTACACAAAGCCTGGAATCATGGGGCAGATTTTATGGTTTGAAAAGCTGCTTGAGAAAGCACATGTGCCAGCCATGCTTTACAATATTCCATCAAGAGCAGGAGTGAGTCTTCATGCTGAAACTGTACGCAACTTATTCAGCCATGAAAAATTTTGGGCTATAAAAGATTCAAGTGGAACTGTTGATACTTTAACTAAGTATAAAAAAGTTGCTCCAAATATTGAGGTATTTTGTGGAGATGATAATATGATACCCGATATGGCTGCTAAGGGTGCGGCTGGTCTGGTTTCTGTTGCTGCTAACACTTGGCCACATATAGTACATGAATATGTTAAGCAATGTCTGAGTAGTAAAAACTCTCAGGTAGATGTGTGGAAACAGACTTGTGAAGCGTTATTTACCGCCAGTAACCCAATACCTACTAAAGCACTCTTGCATGATATTGGGCTTATAAAACACAAAACTGTCCGCCTACCACTCAGCGCAGAAGATTTGCCTTCTATTGAAACATTGAGGCAAGCTAATAAAATGATTCTTAGGTGGAAAGAATTGACTAATGGCTAGGACTAGAAACACAAACTAAACATCATCAACTTCCACACCTGCATCAAATGAATTTACTGGTTATGACAGAATCAATCATGTGAAATCCCTGTTGATATGACTTAATGAATAACTATTTTAAGTTACCAATTTATTTAAGAAACTTTGATAATATTTATCCCACTTACTTTTCTATTTTCCATGTCACAATGAGCCTCTATTATTTCATCAAATTTATATTTTTTATTAATTCGTACAATTAAAAGTTTTTTTCTTATCATTTCAAAAATTTCCATTGCAGTAAGCACTAATGTAAATTTATCATGCTTATAGTGATATATCGAAGTTCCAGCTGCAAATAACGAACGCGAACTAAGTAAAGAGAAATTAATAGGAGCATTACCTGATATCTGCCCATAGGAAACATATATGCCAAACTTACCCAAAGATTCAAAAGAGAGCTTGCTTGTAGCGTAACCTATAGGGTCATACACTGCACCTACTCCTCTATTTTTCGTAATCTCCATGATTTTAGAAACGAAGTCTTTATCATTGTAGTTTATTGCGTATGTGCAGCCACTTTGTAAAGCTATCTTCATTTTTTCGTCAGAGCTTATAGAACCTATCACTATACCTTTTTTATCCTTTGCCCATTGGCATATTATTTGCCCCAAACCACCATTAGCTCCATGAACTAGTACAAAAGCACCAGGCCTGATTTTATAAGATTGATTAACTAAATAGTGAGCTGTCATACCTTTAAACAATACTGCAGCAGCAACTTCATCAGGTATATCATTCGGAATTTTTATCAAATATTTCTGGTGTACAATGCGCTTTTCACAATATGCCCCTGGAAGAGCTGTGCAATATCCAACTCTATCTCCAACCTTAAATCCATCACTAATTTTTTTACCAAGCTTTTCAACAACTCCTACTGCCTCTACTCCAAGTACTGATGGCAAATCTTTAATTTTGCGTATACCTTTTCTATGTTCTAAATCATAACGATTTAAGCCGATAGTTGTATGACGTATTAAGACTTCCTCATCTTTTGGCTCACCTACGCTCTTATCTACAAATTCTAATACTTCTGGCCCCCCAGTTTTTTTAATTTGTATAGCTCTAACCATGATAAATGTAAGACAAAAACTTTAATTATGTTATCTAGCAATTAATATTTTGCAAAATGTTATTTAGAGTTTATACACTACATGAGCGTATTGTTAATAGTTTTGAGGCACAAATTATCATGAACAGAGAAATTTGGCTTTATGGTGTTTTATTCAACGTGTTGTGCAAAGTGGATGAAGATAATGATTTGGATGTTAACAATGTAATAAAAAAAATAAAAGAAAGGTTAGAATATAGAATACAAAAATCAGATAAAAAAAGAGATTATTGTAAATATTTATATACTTCTTGGGGAAAAAAAGGATTTGATATTAATCACCAATTTGACTTGAAAGATTATGATGGCTTTCCAATAGATAGTCTTTTTTCTATTGCCATTAATTATAAATTATACACTTTAACAAATTTAGCGCAAGTTTTAATAAAAGCAGGAGCTAATGTGCAAAATGAAAAAGGATATTTACATGCCTGCGTTTTGGCTCGTTCTCCAGATATATTAAAAGCTCTCATAAAAGCGGGAGTAAATGATAACCCAAATGAAAACTATGGTGGAAATACCGCTTTAGACTATGTTGCTAAATTATATGGTAGAGATAAGTCAACGAAATGCAAGGATTGCTGTAAAATTCTAATTGAGCATACATTAGAAAAAAAACCTCACAGTAAAATGCCAGACTCTATAAAAAGTAATAAAGAGTTAACTGAGTACTGGAATGCCTGTAAAGCAAATAGTGAAGAATGGGAATTCGCAATACCAAAAACCGCAATACAAGTACTTAGTGTGCAAAAAGCAAATAAGAGCTCCTGCTCAATTCAATAGATGTATCGTACAACCTTGTTCGGATTACAATAGGAAAAGGTTTGTTATTTAAGCTTAAAAAACGTATATGATAGTGTTATTTCACTTAAATCTTTTGTACTATTGTCACGCATTATTTCAGGGTCTACGTAAAAGGATACAGGCATAGCTGCTTTTTGTTTTGGTAGCAACATTTGCTCTTCAAAACAGAAGCATGCAACTTTATTGAAATATTTACCTGCTTTAAAAGGTGTGACATTATATACTGCCATTCCAAATGAAGATTGATCAGATAAATTTTCTGCATAATAAAATACTAAACTTTTTTGCCCTATATTCGTATCAATGTAGTTAGTTTCTGATTTAAATTCCCAAGGCAGACCGGACATTACATCAGCATTGAAGTAAACCCTGATTTTTTGGTCAGTTGGATTTATTGTCGTATTAGTTGCTTTTCTCGTTGTGCCACCATATCCAGTAGCTTTGCAAAAGATGCTATACAATGGCACCGAAGCATATGCAAGAGATAGCATCAATACCACTAAAGATCCTAGGAGAAAAACTATAGAATTTTTATTGTTTCCCCTTAAAAAGGAAATCATCTAATCCTTATTGTTGAATAAATTAAGTAACCTGAGTAAATTGAGGAATATATTGATGAAGTCAAAGTAAAGATTAGTTGCACCAAGTACTGCCAGCTTAGTAGTTGCAACCTCTGAGCCATAATTATACCTATAATAAACATCTTTGATTCTCTGAGCATCGTATGCGGTCATTAAAGTAAACACTATTACTGACACAAATGATATTGCAAAATAGAGTGGACTACTCCCAAGGAACAGATTAACTATAGATGCAATGATTAATCCCCAGATTCCCATAATCAAAAAAGAACCCATACTGGTCAGATCTTTTTTTGTAGTATTACCATATAAAGCCATAGAACCAAACATGATCGATGTAATGAAAAATGCTCTCGCTATATTTTCTGCAGTATAAATTATAAAGATATGAGATAAAGAAATTCCCATTAAAACTGAGAATAGAAAAAATACAGTAAGTGTTGACTGAGCACTTAGGTGTTGAAGCCTAAAAGACATATAAAACACCAATGCAACTGGAGATAGCATTACCACAAGCGATAGAACAGGATTGGAATAAATCACCTGGAAAAGACCAGAAAATACTGTTAAAAACGCAACAAGCCCTGTAACACTTAAAGCTAAAGCCATATAATTGTATACTTTAGTTAGGTAACTCCTGAGTCCAGCGCTATAATAAACGCCCTGAGAGCGAATATCCTGTTCGTTTTTCATATAAGACATATGTAACTCCTTATTATCTCTTGATGATATATTATAATACAATACAGCGTTTTTATCAAGTATAAAATGACATACTACAATTGAATGGTGTGGTATGCAATTAGAGAATTTCTTCCATAACTATAAGCAAATCGGTTTTCAGCAGCATGTAACTATTATAACAACCTCTGACAATAGAAACTACTTTCACCATCCCCTCTATCATGATTTAAGGGGAATGGTGAAAGTAGTTTTTGCATTTACTAAAGCATTCTTCTTATAGACACTATACCAACAATCCACTATTTTTTCTATGTCTCGCGGTTTAACCTCTGGACCTATACTGATTCTAATTGAACATTCTGCTTGCTCTTTTGTTGCTCCCATTGCAAGCAAAACATGAGAAGGCCCAACTTTTCCAGAAGAACATGCAGAACCATTGCTGACTGCAATATTATTTAAGTCAAAGTGCATGAGCTGCAGATCATTCTTCACTCTCGGCATATAAATGAAACTTGTATTTGGCAATCTTTTAGAATTTTTGCCAAAGATCTTGATATCACTGACAAGACTTAATAACTCACACTCCAATTGATCACGCAGCTTCTCTACTTCATCCATTTTTGATAGAAGGTTTGGAATGTTTTGCAATGCAGCAGAAAGACCTACTATTGCAACAATATTTTCTG is from Wolbachia endosymbiont (group B) of Hofmannophila pseudospretella and encodes:
- a CDS encoding ankyrin repeat domain-containing protein — protein: MLFRVYTLHERIVNSFEAQIIMNREIWLYGVLFNVLCKVDEDNDLDVNNVIKKIKERLEYRIQKSDKKRDYCKYLYTSWGKKGFDINHQFDLKDYDGFPIDSLFSIAINYKLYTLTNLAQVLIKAGANVQNEKGYLHACVLARSPDILKALIKAGVNDNPNENYGGNTALDYVAKLYGRDKSTKCKDCCKILIEHTLEKKPHSKMPDSIKSNKELTEYWNACKANSEEWEFAIPKTAIQVLSVQKANKSSCSIQ
- the dapA gene encoding 4-hydroxy-tetrahydrodipicolinate synthase codes for the protein MKPTFLWTACVTPFNSNGDSVDYQSLQCLLAMQAQAKNGVVLLGSTGESLSLSEYEKRTLVKFVCKLKLNTKIIIGVPGVNLYQTLEWLDFCKGMPIHGYLMTTPIYTKPGIMGQILWFEKLLEKAHVPAMLYNIPSRAGVSLHAETVRNLFSHEKFWAIKDSSGTVDTLTKYKKVAPNIEVFCGDDNMIPDMAAKGAAGLVSVAANTWPHIVHEYVKQCLSSKNSQVDVWKQTCEALFTASNPIPTKALLHDIGLIKHKTVRLPLSAEDLPSIETLRQANKMILRWKELTNG
- a CDS encoding cytochrome c oxidase assembly protein, whose translation is MISFLRGNNKNSIVFLLGSLVVLMLSLAYASVPLYSIFCKATGYGGTTRKATNTTINPTDQKIRVYFNADVMSGLPWEFKSETNYIDTNIGQKSLVFYYAENLSDQSSFGMAVYNVTPFKAGKYFNKVACFCFEEQMLLPKQKAAMPVSFYVDPEIMRDNSTKDLSEITLSYTFFKLK
- a CDS encoding quinone oxidoreductase family protein — protein: MVRAIQIKKTGGPEVLEFVDKSVGEPKDEEVLIRHTTIGLNRYDLEHRKGIRKIKDLPSVLGVEAVGVVEKLGKKISDGFKVGDRVGYCTALPGAYCEKRIVHQKYLIKIPNDIPDEVAAAVLFKGMTAHYLVNQSYKIRPGAFVLVHGANGGLGQIICQWAKDKKGIVIGSISSDEKMKIALQSGCTYAINYNDKDFVSKIMEITKNRGVGAVYDPIGYATSKLSFESLGKFGIYVSYGQISGNAPINFSLLSSRSLFAAGTSIYHYKHDKFTLVLTAMEIFEMIRKKLLIVRINKKYKFDEIIEAHCDMENRKVSGINIIKVS
- the ssb gene encoding single-stranded DNA-binding protein — protein: MSSGTINKVILVGNLGKDPEIRTTQNGKEMASFSIATSESWTDKFSGTRSEKTEWHNIVIFSEGLVKIVKDFARKGSKVYVEGSLRTRKWTDQNGTEKYTTEVVLYNFNSALTLLDSRNSMSNSDYKPSEYKQNETEQKDKHGSFDNDIKDELIDDEIPF
- a CDS encoding Bax inhibitor-1/YccA family protein, producing the protein MSYMKNEQDIRSQGVYYSAGLRSYLTKVYNYMALALSVTGLVAFLTVFSGLFQVIYSNPVLSLVVMLSPVALVFYMSFRLQHLSAQSTLTVFFLFSVLMGISLSHIFIIYTAENIARAFFITSIMFGSMALYGNTTKKDLTSMGSFLIMGIWGLIIASIVNLFLGSSPLYFAISFVSVIVFTLMTAYDAQRIKDVYYRYNYGSEVATTKLAVLGATNLYFDFINIFLNLLRLLNLFNNKD